The proteins below are encoded in one region of Telopea speciosissima isolate NSW1024214 ecotype Mountain lineage chromosome 10, Tspe_v1, whole genome shotgun sequence:
- the LOC122643408 gene encoding receptor-like protein EIX2, protein MKRFEVLLLIFLYIQITNFSVSRANKEVLCSKTEREALLSFKKGLQDPTNWLSSWIGEDCCTWKGVSCNNRTGRVVKLNLRQPYDAAIEQEFWDSPEQFDSYMNSLLGGEISPSLLELKHLKYLDLSVKNFNGISIPEFLGSLKSLRYLNLSNAGFGGMVPQQLGNLSSLRFLDLSTDSMFSLYSFGTRLHADSLQWLSNLSFLQYLGMSQVNLRHATDYLQVLNMIPSLTELFLSACELNPPPVLPAQLVNFTSLTVIDFSNNNFSSSVPEWLFSIKGLVSLNLRYTAFHGPIPGGLQNMTSLRVLDLSSNNFDSTIPDWLYNLSSLVTLEISSSNLRGSIMSAVGNLTSLTKIDLWGNELEGEIPTTVENLCKLQELFLSSNHFSGHLPDQLGQLKSLTSLYLQYNSFSGPIPQSVGRLSSLRILDLTGNRLNGSMPESFGHLSQLEELLISHNSLEGEASEVHFANLTRLKSFYASSNSLVLRVSSTWIPPFQLKHLHMGSWHVGPQFPAWLQTQRNMSSLELSYTGIFDEFPTWFWNLSSQISYLNLSNNQIHGELPRRLKLDSVYSMIFLGSNSLEGPLPHFSSNVWELDLSNNSFSGPISHFLCQEMDGQSKLEILDLSDNLLSGDIPDCWMNWQSLQVIKLGNNNFTRKVPSSLGSLLALQSLHLRNNHLSGKLPSSLQNCSDLQVIDLGKNEFFGSIPTWLGKNLPQLIVLVLHSNNFGGSIPPELCDLSSLQILDLAHNNLSGTIPQCFNNFSAMAA, encoded by the coding sequence ATGAAAAGATTTGAGGTTCTCTTGCTTATATTCCTATACATACAAATCACCAATTTTAGTGTTAGTAGAGCAAACAAAGAAGTGCTTTGCagtaagacagagagagaagccCTTCTCAGCTTTAAGAAGGGACTTCAAGATCCAACAAATTGGCTCTCATCTTGGATTGGTGAAGACTGTTGTACATGGAAAGGAGTTAGCTGCAACAACAGAACAGGACGTGTCGTCAAGCTCAACCTCCGACAGCCATATGATGCTGCAATAGAACAGGAATTTTGggacagcccagaacagttTGATTCTTATATGAATTCCCTATTGGGTGGAGAGATAAGTCCTTCTTTACTTGAACTGAAGCATCTGAAGTACCTAGACCTAAGTGTGAAAAACTTCAATGGTATCAGCATTCCTGAGTTCCTTGGTTCCCTCAAGAGCTTGAGATATCTTAACCTTTCTAATGCTGGTTTTGGTGGAATGGTTCCTCAACAGTTGGGGAATCTATCAAGTCTGCGTTTTCTTGACCTCAGTACCGATTCTATGTTTTCATTATATAGTTTTGGTACTAGATTACATGCTGATAGTTTGCAATGGCTTTCTAATCTTTCTTTCTTGCAGTACCTTGGCATGAGTCAAGTTAACCTTAGACATGCAACTGATTACCTGCAGGTATTGAATATGATTCCTTCATTAACAGAGTTATTCTTATCGGCTTGTGAACTTAATCCACCTCCTGTTCTTCCTGCTCAACTTGTTAATTTTACATCACTCACTGTCATTGACTTTTCGAATAACAATTTCAGTTCATCAGTTCCTGAGTGGTTGTTTAGTATCAAAGGCCTTGTTTCTCTTAATTTGCGATACACTGCTTTTCATGGTCCAATACCAGGTGGTCTTCAGAACATGACTTCTCTAAGGGTCCTAGACCTCTcttctaacaattttgattccaCCATTCCTGATTGGTTATATAATTTGAGTAGCCTTGTAACCCTTGAAATCTCTAGTAGCAATTTGAGAGGTTCAATTATGAGTGCAGTTGGTAACCTGACTTCACTCACAAAGATCGATCTTTGGGGCAATGAGCTTGAAGGTGAGATACCAACAACAGTGGAAAATCTTTGCAAGTTGCAGGAATTATTTTTGTCCTCAAACCACTTTTCAGGTCATCTGCCTGATCAACTGGGGCAGCTTAAGAGTCTAACTAGTCTTTATCTTCAGTACAACTCGTTTTCTGGTCCAATTCCCCAATCTGTGGGAAGATTATCATCACTGAGAATATTAGATCTTACTGGTAATCGATTGAATGGATCTATGCCAGAAAGTTTTGGACATCTTTCGCAGCTTGAGGAATTGTTGATCTCCCATAATTCATTGGAAGGTGAGGCATCTGAGGTTCACTTTGCCAATCTCACTAGACTAAAATCATTCTATGCATCTTCAAACTCATTGGTTTTGAGAGTCAGCTCTACTTGGATTCCTCCTTTTCAACTCAAACATTTACATATGGGATCATGGCATGTAGGACCTCAATTCCCAGCATGGCTTCAAACTCAAAGGAACATGTCTTCCCTAGAGTTATCTTATACAGGAATTTTTGATGAATTTCCCACTTGGTTTTGGAACTTATCTTCACAAATTTCATATTTAAATCTCTCCAACAATCAAATACATGGTGAACTCCCTAGAAGACTGAAACTTGATTCTGTTTACTCAATGATATTTTTGGGTTCCAACAGCCTTGAGGGTCCACTACCCCATTTCTCTTCCAATGTTTGGGAACTAGATCTTTCCAACAATTCCTTTTCTGGACCAATTTCCCATTTTCTATGTCAAGAGATGGATGGACAAAGCAAGCTGGAAATTCTCGATCTCTCAGACAATCTCTTATCTGGGGATATCCCTGATTGTTGGATGAATTGGCAATCACTGCAAGTAATAAAGTTGGGGAACAATAATTTTACTCGAAAGGTTCCAAGTTCTTTGGGTTCACTATTGGCACTTCAATCTCTGCATTTGCGCAACAATCATCTTTCTGGTAAATTACCTTCATCTTTGCAAAATTGTTCGGACTTACAAGTCATTGACCTTGGTAAGAACGAGTTTTTTGGAAGCATACCGACATGGTTGGGGAAAAACTTACCACAGTTAATAGTTTTGGTCTTACATTCAAACAATTTTGGTGGTAGCATTCCGCCAGAACTTTGTGATCTATCATCACTTCAAATCCTGGATCTTGCTCATAATAACCTTTCAGGAACCATACCTCAATGCTTCAACAATTTCAGTGCTATGGCCGCCTAG